The genomic window TCCCCGCGGCCAGCGAGGAGAAAGACTATGCCGTCGATGATAAAGCTTGTCGCATCCTGTGCGACGCCGCGTCCCCGTGGTCCGTGGCTCCGAGTTAGCAGCATCCCGCGCGGCCACGGCCAGCAACACCGCATGCCCCTGGAGGCTAGCACCATGTCTTGTGTTCCATAGAAGCCACAAGTGCTCGGAACGGCTCGCAGCACAGTCTGGgcagccttctctctctctctctctctctctcccctgttAGTTTTCTTACGAGTCCAAACAAGGATGTTGTTCCTCTTCCCCAGCATCACAAAGAACAGGCTATGACCAGAAATACACCTCGCTCCAATAGAGAAGAATCACTAGGTCCAGTCTCACCGATGTAGACTCGTGGGAGTTCTTCGTGTCGgagctctgtgtgtgtgtgtgtgtgtgtgttcccgtCCGTTTCGGCGGTGGTGCAGCCGCAGCTCGCTGATATGTCTCGGTGCTCGCTGATATGTCTCGGTGCCATGGCCGCACATGCTCGCGATTTACGTACTGCCTTGTCAGTTCTTTCGTGCATTTAATGCTGGCAAACTAGTAGGCAGTGTGACAATTACGATGGAGTGGTGTATTCAACCATAGCTATTCATTTCATTCAATTATGCACTGATCCCTAGACAGCAGAGCAGTGGTGAGATTTCGATGAGCGTCGTCGCCGAGTGCTTTTAGTTCGTGTCCGTATATAGGCACGCTTTAATGTGTTTGTTCACTCCGTTTGTATGTAGTCCATACTAAAATactcaaaacatcttatatttgtgaaagaCGGAGTACTATTTTAAGAGATTTATTTCATGTAAGTATGCAAATGTTTTGCATAGACTTGTGACTGAAGCAAAAATATTCGTGTTGCTACTATATAtctttgagaaaaaaaatcaagttCATATAATTCTTTATATTATTGAAGAGACCAAAAGCTCGTAGCTTGCGAGCTCAATGAGCGCTCGATAGCTCAGGTCGTTAAGCTTGTAGCTCATGTTGTAATATATAGAGTCAATCATTGATTTTAGTTCATTAAACTTATGTATTAATGAACAAACTAACAAGTTTCATGAGCAGTTCGTTAAGCTTGTTAGTACATCACGTCCGATATTTTCTTATCTTTGATGATAATATTTTGTGGCATCTCAAACCATCTAATCAATCTAACCGACTCACCCAACCCACAGAAGGGAGCAAACTAGCGCACCTCTTTTATAGTCATTATATTCCCACATAAAATTTACACCCGCACTCTCACTCCACATGCTGTAACACATCGTACTCTCTTAACGAGGCGCTTACAAGCTTAACAAGTTTTAAACTAGCAAAATGACCTTTTTTGCTCCTTAACCTTAACGAGCGAGCAGCTGATTGATTGATCCACCCCTAAAGGGACCATTTTACTACTGAAGACACAACAATTCTTGTTCCAAAATCAAAGTTTCTACACAGCAATGTGGGCAATTCATGTTCCTATTTTCTCAGCAATTGCATTCTTATTTTCTAGATGCGAATTTCAAATCAAATATTCACTATAGCAACATTAGATCTATTCTAGGCTAGGCCATCAGCCATCTTTGGTGTCTAGTCTGGGCTTTGCGCTGCCCCGCGTCTTTGGGCTGCGGCCTTGTACCCCAATATCTTTATCTTGTTGTTTATTTAGTATTTTTTCCGTTTCAAAATAAATGTCTTAAGCTTAGTACAATTTTatattaaagttagtataaagttctTAGTACAACTTTTTCTAAAATTAGTATAAAGTCGACACAATTactctggacggagggagtactgcttGTCGGTCACCTCCTTAACTGCAAGGACCTTTCTAAGGCCAGGCAGGTGCCTCCGTTCTAAAAAAAACGTTAGATCTATTTACAGTGACACATTCAATACAACGCGATTTAAATGTGTATGTATTATATTTGCAGAAATGATAAAAAGAAAGGCGAATGGACTAATTTACAAACAGAGGACAAGCCCACGAGGCTCTAACCGGAGGGAGCGGAGGAATCCCTTCATCCTCGCTCACAACGCGGCGAGGCCGAGAAATTCGACGGCGGACTTGGCCATGATGGCGGTGAACTCCTCAAAGCTAATGGAGCCGTCGCCGTCGGTGTCGGCCTCGCGCATCATGTCGGTGAGCTCCGCGTAGCAGATGGGGTGCCCCATTTGCGCCATGGAGCGCGCGAGCTCGGCGGCGGAGATGTATCCGTTGCCGTCGCGGTCGAAGGCGCGGAAGGCCTCGGCGAGCTGCTCGTGGTCAACGGCGACGGAGGAGCGGCCGGGCCCGAGGAGCAGCTGCGAGAGGGAAGAGGTTAGCTCGTCGAACTCCACGGTGCCGTTGCCGTCGACGTCCATGGAGGCGATGAGGGTGTGGATCTCGTCCCCCGCGGCGGGGCGGAGACCGAGCGAGCGGAGAAGCGCGGCTATCTCGAGCTTGGTGAGACTGCCGTCGCCGTCGAGGTCGAAGCGGAGGAAGAGCTCCCGGAGCTGCCCCAGCTGCTCGTCCTGGAGGCGCGCCCGACCGCCCTCGGTCGCCAAGGGCGGTGTCTCCTGGCCGGAGTCGGAGGGGACGGACATGAATGCCGAGCGTCTCGCAGGGCTGGCGGTTGTCCTCGTCGCCGCCGTGCGCGCCCTGGTGGTTGGTTGGGCTCGTGCGCTTCTGCTTTCTTCTCGGACGTGGTCTTCGGGGGCGGGGCGGTGGCTCTGCATGTTGCGTGGCTTGGCCACGAGATCTGACCATTCTTTCCGTCGGGATCTCGTTTTCAACTTCTGATGACGAGGCCGTTTCATTTTTCACCTTTGCTGTCTCGCTGCACTAATTTTAGACTCTTATTATCTCTATATATGGGTGCATGCAAGATGCAAGTTCGAAACCTGAGGTCCTTATCCTTATGTGCACGTTCTGGTGCCCTATCGACTGGCCGTAGGAGACAGCATACACACGAACGTAAGGTAAGTCTTCATCCATCGCGTACATAGCTCCTAGAGGCGTGTTTGATTTCTTGGCTCGCACCCGACATGCAGAATCGAGCGTGTTTGGTGGCATGGGTGGCCTTGTCAGCCTGGCCCGACAGATGCAAAAGAGGCCTCCGAGCCAGGCTCGCGGATACCCAGGAATCGGGCGTATCTCGAAGCCAGGCCCGTGCTTGCATCACTTTTTTTTAGCCGGAACCGAAGAAAAATAGTTCTACGGTATTTTCATTAATATAAAATATGTACAAACCTAGTCCAACAAGGATCACCCAATACCAGTTCAATCAAACATGAAAAATTAAATTACAAGTATTGTTCTATCCAAGAATTGATCTATTCTGCCTTAGCCTGCTTAGCTCTAATCTTAGTAGTCTAGAGTCCTTTGAGGTAGAATTTCCATGAGTCTCACTTGAGGTGGTGCTCTCCTGAAGATTTTATCATTTCTGATCATCCATCGCAATGTTTTCTGGTAATCTGTCCTTTAAGAGGTGCACTTCATCAAAAGTGGAGATGCCTTTGCTTCTGTGGGAGATGATCGAGCTCCAGCAGAACCAAGTGAATGGGCAGCTCCAGAAAAGATGTGATATTGTTTCCTGTGTTGCATCAGCGCATAGTGCACATTTGTAGTCTTTCATATGCATGTTTCTTCGTTTAATCATATTCCTTGTGCTAATTCTGTCATGCAGTAGTAGCCAGAAGAAGATTTTGTGCCTGAGACGGCTGGCAGATTTCCATATCATCATGAAGATGTTGTGTGATGTGCCCTCCCCCATCATTGACTTGTAGAGTTTCATGGACAAGAATTTTTGGGAAGCCATGTCTAAGGACCAGACATCATTGACTTGCATGACGTGTCCTTCCTTCgccttttctttctctctctcatgCGTCGAATCCAATCGAGCACACAGCCCACCACTGCCGCCATCATCTGAGCCCTCTCGTGCGCAGCTCGTCAGGGCATGTCCAATGCATCGTGCTTGCATGGGCggataagaaaataaaaataaagataaTCTTGTAGCAGCAGCTGTTAGCATCTTGTCGTCCAACGCTAATGACAAGATAGAGGCGCTTATACGGCCGAGTCTGAGTCATGGCACAGAAGGAAAAAAGGTCTAGCGCCCGAGGCAAgaggttgcgtcgatgcaagcatGAATCCTGGGTTTGACTGGTAATAGGAAGAAAATGGGTGGGATCTTTGGTGTAACGGACAGGGTTTTGTGCCTAGCGCCCCAATTGTAGCTGCCCTCAGAGCTCCCTCGTTCGCCACCATCCGATCTTCATCGCCGGAGGATGAATCTGCCGGCGCTCCTCCACGCCCATGCTGGGGCTTGCTGCCACACTTGGACATCGTCCGGTCCGCCGCCGCCAAAGTCTGCCATGACCGCCCCAGCGCGAACACCCTCGTATAGCTCCCATATAGGTATTTTTTGGCTGTGACTAAATAAGGCCTAGTTTGGCCCAGTTTTTAGTGTGACTAGAAATCCCGGTTTTGGTTGTGACTAATAATGCCTAGATTTGCCATGCTATAATTTTTTGCAAATGTCCAAAAAAATAAACTGAAAGATGAATTTTTCGTTAGAGATGGAGTGACAAACAAGCTACTACTAAATCCCAATGGTTCAAACCAAAAGGCTTCGTCTTTATAAGCAAAATTTTCCATGGTCAAAAGGATATTTTTTTGTGAAAAAGTCACTAAAGAGAAAGTTCATGGCAAATTTTCATCTATACATGGTGGCAAGAAATTGTGGATTAAACAAATTCGTATGATATTTTTACTATATACATTAAAAAGAAAAATGTGGGTTAAAATTTGCCATCATGTGGAAAAACAAAAGGCAAAACTTGCCATTTCTTATTTAGTACTAATTGTCATGTTTTTTGCAAAGTAAACGCAAAAGAAATCCCATGAACGGTGGAAAAGGCAAAGATTACCATGGATGAAaagtatttttgccatggcaaaataaaAATTAAACTTCCCATGCTCCATAAAAGTAAATATGTCATGAGCGACAAAAGTAAATTTCCCATGTATGTTAAACTAAAATTGTCGTGCAAGAAAAGGAAAATCTGCCATGGCAATAAAAAAAGTTAATTTGCCATGGTGAAAAAAGTAAAAATTAGCATAGAAAAATCAAAGCAAAATTTCATGGAAATAAGTGAAAATAACACAGAAAAATTATCAAAATTTCCATGGCAAATGCATATTCAAATTTGCCATGGTGTTTATATCGAAATTGCCATGCTTTTATATAAGAAATTTGCCATGTATGTGAagtaaaaaaatgataaaaaattgCCATGCCAAATGCGTATTCAAATTTTCCATGGCATTTTTTTAATCAAAATTTCCATTTTTCATGTAATAAAATTGCCGTATATTTGAAATAACACCAAAAATTACCAAAATTGCCATGATAAATGCATATTCAAATTTTATTCTTTCAATTTTATGTTTACACAAAAGTTAAATTGTCATGACAAGAAAAGATTGCCATGAGCGCGTAAAGTTAACATCTATGTAAAAGTATATTTGCAtggtaaataaaaaataaaatttgccATGGTAATGAAAAGTAAATTTGGCATGGTAAATAAAAAATAgaatttgccatggcaataaaaaagTAAATTAATTTTCCAAGGAGGTATAAGTAAATTAGCCATATTAATAAAGGTAAATTTTCCATGTATGTATTCATATAGTAGGAAAGGTCAAGACCCATGAACTACATTTCCCATGCTCCATGAACTTAAATTTCCATGGTCCCATGGTAAAGTGATTTTTTGCCATTGTTGCAAAAATAAAAAGAATTCCCTATGATCTCTAATTAGAGGTTTGTAATATATGGTAAAAATTAGAGAAAACACATGGCAAAATATCTCTAAAAAGTGAATAGCACTATGCCATGGTCTGAAAAAATTCATAGCAAAAATGTGGACAATTTGTCATGGCCTCGCCCTCAACTTCGACAGCCTCTACTTGCTCCATGATGGGACCTCTTAGAAAAGGATGAATTTCTATAAAGCTctattgatgtagggtagaaccctagaggccgatctttcacgtttggaggggaatcctaccaagaacacgaagaacacgagagggggaacgaggggaaaacacgagaaaacactcaaccaacaagaatatagtcacacatgcgctagatcatcgagacacaaagtgatacaagatccgaatccaacaaaggacgatacatagggtaaccggttcttctctgagaggaggtcttgaagagggtcttctccgagaggaggtcttgaatccaacaaggatcttctccgaagaggtgtcagtccctcgcgatggagtagatccgaatggatgagcaaggctctatctcaaaatatgagctatcacaatgttGAGTCTAGAAGAGAGGTGGAGTCTTTTATATAGGctaagggggcgaaggggtacgtgggcctcagcccaacacgcgcacgCAAGCGGGGTTCGGATGATCCGGGTggggagccggatgatccgggctctgTTCGGATGATCAGGGTGACAACCCAGATGAGTTGATGATGCAGGCGTTGGCGGCGTTGGCCCGGATGTCCGGGTGGGGGTCCGGATGTCA from Triticum aestivum cultivar Chinese Spring chromosome 3B, IWGSC CS RefSeq v2.1, whole genome shotgun sequence includes these protein-coding regions:
- the LOC123065428 gene encoding probable calcium-binding protein CML14, whose translation is MKRPRHQKLKTRSRRKEWSDLVAKPRNMQSHRPAPEDHVREESRSARAQPTTRARTAATRTTASPARRSAFMSVPSDSGQETPPLATEGGRARLQDEQLGQLRELFLRFDLDGDGSLTKLEIAALLRSLGLRPAAGDEIHTLIASMDVDGNGTVEFDELTSSLSQLLLGPGRSSVAVDHEQLAEAFRAFDRDGNGYISAAELARSMAQMGHPICYAELTDMMREADTDGDGSISFEEFTAIMAKSAVEFLGLAAL